TGCAGTGTCGTTAAAACCGCTTGCACCTGTTGCGGGCTGACCAAGCCCAACATGGTCTGAACAGCCGCTTGGGTAATATTTCCTGCGCAATACGCAATCGCCTGATCCAGCAGACTCAGTGCATCACGCGCTGAACCGTCCGCTGCCTTCGCAATTAACGCCAGCCCTCCTGGCTCAAATGCCAGCGCTTCAGCCGTTAAGATCATCGCCAGATGTTGTTCAAGCTGAACCGTGGTTAAACGCAATAAATTGAACTGTAAACAACGTGATAGCACCGTAATAGGCAGCTTGTGAGGTTCTGTAGTCGCTAACAAAAACTTAACGTGAGGCGGCGGTTCTTCAAGCGTTTTTAACAAAGCATTAAAACTGCTTTTTGAAAGCATATGCACTTCGTCTATCAGGTAAACCTTAAACCGCCCTTGTGTGGGTGCGTACTGAACATTATCCAAAATCTCACGAGTGTCTTCGACTTTGGTTCGAGATGCGGCATCGACTTCAATCAAATCGACAAAACGACCTTGGTCAATCGCTAAACACGCCGAGCACTGACCACAGGGATGTGCCGAGGGCCCCTGTTCACAATTCAGTGCTTTTGAAAAAATACGTGCAATCGTGGTTTTACCGACCCCGCGGGTCCCGGTAAACAAATAGGCATGGTGAACCCGCTGCTGCTCCAGTGCATTACTGAGCGCTTGCATTACATGGGTTTGCCCAACAAGTTCGCTAAAGTTTTTTGGTCGCCATTTTCGCGCCAGTACCTGATAGGTCATGCCATACTCTATGTTTTAAGAATAATAGAATTCTAGCATGCTCAGTTGAAAGACTGGCAAAAGAACACAAGAAAAATCATCGAGAGATTTGCGTAGAAGTATTAAAGATGAATATTAGGGGTGGCAGCACCATCCGCCTGACCTCGGCACCCGCAGCCACTGGTACCGTTGCTTCCTTCCGGACCTGGCGGGGTTCCCAGTTTAGCGTCGCGAGGGGACGAACAGCACTACCATAATGAAATACGCCAAGAGGCGCACAGTTAGTTGCCTAACTTGCGCGCCATTGTAGCAGAAGTTAACCTCTTGTCCAATGCAATCGAATATGACCTAGCTGACGTTCACTGGGGTTAAATGCCAAATTTCATCGTTATATTGTTGCATGGTACGGTCCGTCGAGAACATACCACTGCGCGCAGAATTGACGATACTCATTTTCACCCAGGCCTGCTGATTCTTATAAGCCTGGGCCACTTGCTCTTGCGCAGCAACATAACTACGGAAATCCGCCAAGGTCATCCAAGGATCATGCGGTGCCATAAAGCTGGCAATCACGTCATCAAATAAACCGGGCTCTAACGGATTAAAATGGCCAGAGCGTAAGAGATCAACTACGCCTTGTAAATCGGCATCCGCATCTATGTAGCTTTGCGGATAATACTCGCCTAACTTGGCTTGCACCTCATGCGCACGTAAACCAAACAAGAAGAAGTTATCATCACCGACTGACTCACGGATTTCGACATTCGCGCCATCCAACGTACCAATCGTAATCGCACCATTCATCATAAACTTCATATTACCGGTACCAGATGCTTCTTTACCAGCTGTCGAAATCTGCTCGGACACATCGGCCGCCGGGCAAATCACTTCCATCGTCGATACACGGTAGTTTGGAATAAACACCACTTTCAATTTATCGCCAATCTCGGGGTCGTTGTTAACCATCATCGCAATGTTATTGATGAGTTTAATAATGGTTTTTGCCATCGCATAACCCGGCGCAGCTTTGCCACCAAAAATAATCACTCGATTGGTCCAATTTGCCGTGTTGCCTAACTTAATTTGACGATACAAATGAATCGCATGCAGGGCATTCAGTAACTGGCGCTTGTATTCATGAATCCGCTTCACCTGCACATCGAATATGGCATCGGTACTCACTTGCACACCCACTTCTCGGGCGATTAAATCGGCCAAACGCTGCTTGTTCGCCTGTTTAATATCAAACCAGGCCTGCTCGAAGGCTTTATTGCCTACCTGCTTTTCAAGTGCAGCGAGCCGACTTAGGTCGGTAATCCAGTCTTCATTACCCAGGGTGTCGGTAATTAAATGACGCAAACCCGGATTACAGGCCGCTAACCAGCGACGCTGGGTAACGCCATTGGTTTTGTTATTAAACTTGTGGGGCCAAAGCTGATAAAAGTCATTAAACAAACCTTCTTTAAGCAGTTCAGAATGAAGCGCGGCAACGCCATTAACGGAGAAGCTTCCCACAATCGCCAAATACGCCATGCGCACCATGCCATGCTCGTCAAATAGCGATAACTCACGAATTTTGTCGGCACGACCTGGCCACTTGCAAGCCACCTCAATAAGAAAACGGCGATTAATCTCTTCGATAATTTGTAACGGACGAGGCAATAAACGTGCCATTAAATGCCGCGACCATTTTTCCAGTGCTTCTGGCAGTAGCG
This Thiomicrospira cyclica ALM1 DNA region includes the following protein-coding sequences:
- a CDS encoding glycogen/starch/alpha-glucan phosphorylase, which codes for MFTKTNKAPVKAKKSAAKKPALPNDKTGLEQAFLHYLENNLGRDLPSNPEYQLSALAYVVRDRLMQNWKKTWQTYNENPTKRAYYLSMEFLMGRSLRNNLLNLGLDHPVKEALDDLGLAYEEIEQQEIDAGLGNGGLGRLAACFVDSCATLGLPVMGYGLRYEYGMFRQMIEQGFQIEAPDHWLGHGDYPWESQRREYARIIKFGGCCHSHEDSSGHLKVHWEGYEEILAVPFDVPVPGYKNQVVNSLRLWHAEAPDAFKLSAFNAGSYFEAVAEKQAAENLTMVLYPNDSSENGKELRLRQQYFLVSASLQDVVAQWCRTKGHDFTDFAKFNVFQLNDTHPSLAVAELMRLLVDEHHLPWDQAWSITTQTMAYTNHTLLPEALEKWSRHLMARLLPRPLQIIEEINRRFLIEVACKWPGRADKIRELSLFDEHGMVRMAYLAIVGSFSVNGVAALHSELLKEGLFNDFYQLWPHKFNNKTNGVTQRRWLAACNPGLRHLITDTLGNEDWITDLSRLAALEKQVGNKAFEQAWFDIKQANKQRLADLIAREVGVQVSTDAIFDVQVKRIHEYKRQLLNALHAIHLYRQIKLGNTANWTNRVIIFGGKAAPGYAMAKTIIKLINNIAMMVNNDPEIGDKLKVVFIPNYRVSTMEVICPAADVSEQISTAGKEASGTGNMKFMMNGAITIGTLDGANVEIRESVGDDNFFLFGLRAHEVQAKLGEYYPQSYIDADADLQGVVDLLRSGHFNPLEPGLFDDVIASFMAPHDPWMTLADFRSYVAAQEQVAQAYKNQQAWVKMSIVNSARSGMFSTDRTMQQYNDEIWHLTPVNVS